In Stenotrophomonas sp. 610A2, one DNA window encodes the following:
- the yihA gene encoding ribosome biogenesis GTP-binding protein YihA/YsxC, translated as MSLLIERARYHLSAHNSRQLPPDLGSEVAFAGRSNAGKSSALNALTRQNSLARVSKTPGRTQQLVFFEVTPEAHLVDLPGYGYAKVPLDLQAHWQAFIDQYFRTRNALKGLVVVMDIRHPLKDYDRQMLGYAVQRGLPAHALLTKADKLGRGQQMQTLQKVRKELHSIFGDTVSVQTFSGESRQGVDEARAIIGGWLGLNPPAADGAGDVGAA; from the coding sequence ATGTCATTGCTCATCGAACGCGCCCGTTACCACCTTTCCGCCCACAATTCGCGGCAGTTGCCGCCGGATCTGGGGTCCGAAGTGGCATTTGCCGGTCGCTCCAACGCCGGCAAGTCCAGCGCGCTCAACGCGCTGACCCGCCAAAACTCCCTGGCCCGCGTCTCCAAGACCCCCGGCCGCACCCAGCAGTTGGTGTTCTTCGAGGTAACCCCCGAGGCGCACCTGGTCGATCTGCCCGGTTACGGCTACGCCAAGGTGCCGCTGGACCTGCAGGCCCATTGGCAGGCCTTCATCGACCAGTACTTCCGCACCCGCAATGCCCTCAAGGGCCTGGTGGTGGTGATGGACATCCGTCATCCGCTGAAGGACTACGACCGGCAGATGCTGGGTTATGCGGTACAGCGCGGCTTGCCTGCGCACGCCCTGCTGACCAAGGCCGACAAGCTGGGCCGTGGCCAGCAGATGCAGACCCTGCAGAAGGTGCGCAAGGAGCTGCATTCGATCTTTGGTGACACTGTCAGCGTACAGACCTTCTCCGGCGAATCGCGCCAGGGCGTGGACGAAGCGCGCGCCATCATCGGCGGCTGGCTGGGCTTGAACCCGCCGGCAGCGGACGGCGCAGGGGATGTGGGAGCGGCGTAA
- a CDS encoding c-type cytochrome, whose product MRHARVLAVAALVVPVIAAVAFAQSSVIAVPDNAPVQTASLEVDFSKTKPGDAKAGEAKAATCAACHGADGNSAVEIYPRLAGQSERYTAKELALIVSGQRTEGAVAAMLPFVQGMTPQDMRDIGAFFATQKSGAGVADDAVVSEGPYEGMKFFEVGQKLYRGGDSARNIPACIACHGPTGAGNPGPAYPHIGGQHAGYVVQRLQRYQSGQTGEADAAQFKIMAQISHALTGQEIQALASYIQGLHDRANDATVASAAAQH is encoded by the coding sequence ATGCGCCATGCTCGTGTTCTTGCCGTTGCAGCACTGGTAGTCCCCGTAATCGCCGCCGTCGCCTTTGCCCAGAGCTCGGTCATCGCCGTGCCGGACAATGCGCCCGTGCAGACCGCCTCGCTGGAGGTCGACTTCAGCAAGACCAAACCCGGTGATGCCAAGGCCGGCGAGGCCAAAGCCGCAACCTGCGCGGCCTGCCATGGTGCCGACGGCAACTCTGCCGTGGAGATCTACCCGCGCCTGGCCGGCCAGAGCGAGCGCTATACCGCCAAGGAACTGGCCTTGATTGTCAGCGGCCAGCGCACTGAAGGCGCGGTGGCGGCGATGCTGCCGTTCGTGCAGGGCATGACCCCGCAGGACATGCGCGACATCGGCGCCTTCTTCGCCACCCAGAAATCCGGCGCCGGCGTTGCCGACGACGCCGTGGTCAGCGAGGGCCCTTATGAAGGCATGAAGTTCTTCGAAGTCGGCCAGAAGCTTTATCGCGGCGGTGACAGCGCCCGCAACATCCCGGCCTGCATCGCCTGTCACGGGCCAACCGGCGCAGGTAACCCGGGTCCGGCGTATCCGCATATCGGCGGCCAACATGCAGGCTATGTCGTCCAACGTCTGCAACGCTACCAGTCCGGCCAGACCGGAGAAGCCGATGCCGCGCAGTTCAAGATCATGGCCCAGATCAGCCACGCGCTGACCGGACAGGAGATCCAGGCGCTAGCCAGTTACATCCAAGGCCTGCATGATCGAGCCAACGATGCCACGGTAGCCAGCGCTGCCGCGCAACACTGA
- a CDS encoding thiol:disulfide interchange protein DsbA/DsbL — protein MKLFPRLLLMLLAIAPLSACAASPTALVEGDDYELIAEPGPFAPLAGKIEVVEVFGYTCPHCAHFEPQLEAWVAKQPADVRFTPVPAAFGGYWDSYARAFYAAEQVGVRQRSHADVFKALHVQGSLPVQNVSPDELATFYAQYGVQPQRFVEALRSPQVDDKVKYARAFAMRAKVTGTPMLIVNGKYLVKGKTFDDTLRIAGALVARERTGAGRR, from the coding sequence ATGAAGTTGTTCCCCCGACTGTTGCTGATGCTGCTGGCAATAGCCCCGCTCTCGGCCTGTGCCGCCTCCCCTACCGCGCTGGTCGAAGGCGATGACTATGAACTGATTGCCGAGCCGGGCCCGTTCGCACCGCTGGCAGGCAAGATCGAAGTAGTCGAGGTGTTTGGCTACACCTGCCCGCACTGCGCCCACTTCGAGCCGCAGCTGGAAGCCTGGGTCGCCAAGCAGCCGGCCGACGTGCGCTTCACCCCGGTGCCGGCGGCATTCGGCGGCTACTGGGATTCCTACGCACGTGCGTTCTATGCCGCCGAACAGGTCGGTGTGCGCCAGCGCAGCCATGCCGACGTGTTCAAGGCGCTGCATGTGCAGGGCAGCCTGCCGGTGCAGAACGTCTCGCCGGATGAACTGGCCACGTTCTATGCCCAGTACGGCGTGCAGCCGCAGCGCTTTGTCGAAGCCCTGCGCAGCCCGCAGGTGGATGACAAGGTCAAGTACGCCCGCGCTTTCGCCATGCGCGCCAAGGTCACCGGCACGCCGATGCTGATCGTCAACGGCAAGTACCTGGTCAAGGGCAAGACCTTTGACGACACCCTGCGCATCGCCGGTGCGCTGGTGGCCCGCGAGCGCACTGGCGCCGGCCGCCGCTGA
- a CDS encoding thiol:disulfide interchange protein DsbA/DsbL, with the protein MKIRFALALTALLPLMVACKAQDGTADTTAPAAPAATEAAPAAATPAPAADAAAPAAAATPTDAPVATPVPAQARLVGPEPVAGTDYVVIEGGQPFQPATGKVEVAEIFGYVCPACARFQPLVAPWKAGLPSDVSFVYVPAAFGGIWDNYARAFYAAETLGVQEKTHDALYTAIHIEQTLKGERGTDSVQDIANFYGKYGVDPKTFADTMGSFGVAAKVNRGKQFAQRSKIGGTPSVIINGKYLVKGKSFEDMLRIADHLIARERAANAK; encoded by the coding sequence ATGAAGATCCGCTTCGCCCTGGCCCTGACTGCCCTGTTGCCGCTGATGGTTGCCTGCAAAGCCCAGGATGGCACCGCTGATACCACCGCTCCGGCAGCCCCGGCCGCCACCGAAGCCGCTCCGGCTGCTGCTACCCCGGCCCCGGCCGCTGATGCAGCTGCCCCGGCCGCCGCAGCTACCCCAACCGATGCGCCGGTCGCAACGCCGGTACCCGCCCAGGCCCGCCTGGTCGGCCCGGAGCCCGTTGCCGGCACCGACTATGTCGTCATCGAAGGTGGTCAGCCGTTCCAGCCGGCCACCGGCAAGGTCGAAGTAGCTGAGATCTTCGGCTACGTCTGCCCGGCCTGTGCCCGCTTCCAGCCGCTGGTCGCCCCGTGGAAGGCTGGCCTGCCCTCCGACGTGAGCTTCGTCTACGTGCCGGCCGCCTTCGGCGGCATCTGGGACAACTACGCCCGTGCCTTCTACGCCGCCGAAACCCTGGGCGTGCAGGAGAAAACCCACGACGCGCTGTACACCGCCATTCACATCGAGCAGACCCTGAAGGGCGAGCGCGGTACCGATTCGGTGCAGGACATCGCCAACTTCTACGGCAAGTATGGCGTCGATCCCAAGACCTTCGCTGACACCATGGGCAGCTTCGGCGTCGCCGCCAAGGTCAACCGTGGCAAGCAGTTCGCCCAGCGCAGCAAGATCGGCGGCACCCCGTCGGTGATCATCAACGGCAAGTACCTGGTCAAGGGCAAGAGCTTTGAAGACATGCTCCGTATTGCCGACCACCTGATCGCGCGCGAACGCGCCGCCAACGCCAAGTGA
- a CDS encoding endonuclease/exonuclease/phosphatase family protein yields MLTANIQAGSSTRRYSDYVTRSWSHALPAGQKRSSLDAIAKLASGRDIVGLQEADPGSLRSGFTNQTHYLAERAGFNYWAHQPNRRMGGVASSANGLLSRLEPVEVQDHALPGRIGGRGLLVARYGDGDEGLTVAVAHLSLGTGSRLSQLDFISDVLADHPNAVLMGDFNCKADRPEMRVLYHKTRLQPPSCLVPTFPSWGPDRAIDHILISDSLKMIDTRAVPAAHSDHLAVEMEVEVPANSLR; encoded by the coding sequence TTGCTGACCGCCAACATCCAGGCCGGTTCGAGCACCCGCCGCTACAGCGACTATGTGACCCGCAGCTGGTCACATGCGCTGCCTGCCGGCCAGAAACGCTCCAGCCTGGACGCGATCGCCAAGCTTGCCAGCGGCCGCGACATCGTCGGCCTGCAGGAAGCCGATCCGGGCAGCCTGCGCTCGGGCTTCACCAACCAGACCCATTACCTGGCCGAGCGGGCGGGCTTCAACTACTGGGCGCACCAGCCCAACCGCCGCATGGGCGGTGTTGCTTCCAGCGCCAATGGCCTGCTGAGCCGGCTGGAGCCGGTGGAAGTACAGGACCACGCCCTGCCCGGCCGCATCGGTGGCCGCGGCCTGCTGGTCGCCCGCTATGGCGATGGCGATGAAGGCCTGACCGTGGCGGTGGCGCATCTATCGCTGGGCACCGGCTCGCGTCTGTCTCAGCTGGACTTCATTTCCGACGTACTGGCCGATCATCCCAACGCGGTATTGATGGGCGACTTCAACTGCAAGGCCGACCGCCCGGAAATGCGCGTGCTGTACCACAAGACCCGGCTGCAACCGCCGAGCTGCCTGGTGCCGACCTTCCCCAGCTGGGGCCCGGATCGCGCCATCGACCACATCCTGATTTCCGACAGCCTGAAGATGATCGATACACGCGCCGTTCCCGCCGCGCACTCGGACCATCTGGCCGTTGAAATGGAAGTCGAAGTCCCTGCCAACAGCCTGCGCTGA
- a CDS encoding EamA family transporter, with protein sequence MQNSRFASLLPVLAVLGSVTSLSIGTSYAKNLFPIIGAQGTSALRVGFSALFLLLLWRPWRWRTSRADGAAILRYGLTLGLMNLLFYMALRTIPFGIAVAIEFTGPLAVAMFSSRRPIDFVWVGCALVGLVLLLPLDGGQALDPVGVLYALGAAFCWALYIIYGKRTGHLHAGHSVSLGLLAASLVVVPVGVAHAGMALLEPKILLAGFVVAVVSSAIPMSLEMMALKRLPKETFGILISMEPAVAALWALLLLHEHLTGLQWLAIGCTVLASAGSTLTARRRPPPAAMAG encoded by the coding sequence ATGCAAAATTCCCGATTCGCATCGCTGTTGCCGGTGCTGGCGGTGCTCGGCTCGGTGACCTCGTTGTCGATCGGCACGTCCTACGCCAAAAACCTGTTCCCCATCATTGGTGCGCAAGGTACCAGCGCGTTGCGCGTGGGCTTTTCGGCACTGTTCCTGTTGCTGCTGTGGCGGCCGTGGCGCTGGCGCACCAGCCGTGCCGATGGCGCCGCGATCCTGCGCTACGGGCTGACGCTGGGGCTGATGAACCTGTTGTTCTACATGGCGCTGCGCACGATCCCGTTCGGTATTGCCGTTGCCATCGAGTTCACCGGCCCGCTGGCGGTGGCGATGTTCTCCTCGCGGCGGCCGATTGATTTCGTCTGGGTCGGCTGCGCACTGGTCGGGCTGGTGCTGCTGTTGCCGCTGGACGGTGGCCAGGCGCTGGACCCGGTCGGGGTCCTGTACGCGTTGGGCGCAGCGTTCTGCTGGGCGCTGTACATCATCTACGGCAAGCGCACCGGTCATCTGCATGCCGGCCACAGCGTGTCACTGGGCTTGCTGGCGGCGTCGCTGGTGGTGGTGCCGGTAGGCGTGGCACATGCCGGCATGGCGCTGCTGGAGCCGAAGATCCTGCTGGCCGGTTTCGTGGTAGCGGTGGTGTCCAGCGCCATCCCGATGTCGCTGGAGATGATGGCGCTCAAGCGCCTGCCCAAGGAAACCTTCGGCATCCTGATCAGCATGGAGCCGGCGGTCGCGGCGCTGTGGGCGCTGCTGTTGCTGCACGAACACCTCACCGGCCTGCAGTGGCTGGCGATCGGCTGCACGGTGTTGGCCTCGGCTGGCAGTACCTTGACCGCGCGGCGGCGACCACCGCCGGCGGCGATGGCCGGCTGA
- a CDS encoding ExbD/TolR family protein, with amino-acid sequence MAFSAAGNSGRPLADINVTPLVDVMLVLLIIFIVTAPMVAVPIPVDLPQRTDKAVQRLDPPLPIELRVDASDQLYWNGELLAIGDLQARLQAQADLYEGNQPELRIDASPDAQYQVMAKILAAANNTSMQRIAFLQ; translated from the coding sequence ATGGCATTCAGTGCAGCAGGCAATAGCGGGCGTCCCTTGGCCGATATCAACGTCACTCCTCTGGTGGACGTGATGTTGGTGTTGTTGATCATCTTCATCGTGACTGCGCCGATGGTGGCGGTGCCGATCCCGGTGGATCTGCCACAACGAACCGACAAGGCTGTGCAACGCCTCGACCCGCCACTGCCGATCGAACTGCGGGTGGATGCCTCCGACCAGCTTTACTGGAACGGCGAGTTGCTGGCGATCGGTGACTTGCAGGCGCGCCTGCAGGCACAGGCCGATCTGTATGAGGGCAACCAGCCCGAGTTGCGCATCGATGCCTCACCCGATGCGCAGTACCAGGTGATGGCCAAGATCTTGGCGGCGGCCAACAACACCAGCATGCAGCGCATCGCCTTCCTCCAGTAA
- a CDS encoding transglycosylase SLT domain-containing protein, with amino-acid sequence MNKFLLPLAALTALVSACAQAQNLDAQRTAMRTAIDNAERGQFDATAAAPLRNHPLYGWLEFSALRRNVDTLSTAQAQDFLKRYQGQAVAESFRSAWLPALARRQDWPTLLANWKTSNDPGLRCAELNARQATGKADAQWTSDAQNLWRGAAKSLPDGCDPVFAVLASRGGLTPALRWERIDAAADAQQPAVMRAAARGLPAAELAQANDYAAFVDKPDARALNWPKNERSRRIAVDGLQKLAKADPGAAELQLPQYAQALGLSAEQQGKVLYEIALWTVASYLPDSARRLAAVPESAYDERLHEWRTREAMARGDWPAALVAIRKMPASQRNDSRWRWFEGRLLEKTGKPAEATALYRAASTEPTFHGFLAADKLKQPYTLCPWNPGDSAAAKASVARDPALVRAIELFKIERPSWAAREWAEALTRFDDSQRRLAVEVASNNGWFDRAVFALKGPQELRLYNLRFPLHHDDTIRREAARNALDPAWIAAEIRAESIFNPNARSPANAMGLMQVLPATGASVAKSIGLSGYGGASSLYDSDTNIAIGTAYLRQLMDKYSGLPYVTIAAYNAGPTPTARWQSQRPNYDPDFWIETISYKETREYVARVLAFSVIYDWRLNNNALTLSDRMVGKTQGARKAFSCQSAP; translated from the coding sequence ATGAACAAATTTCTCCTGCCGTTGGCCGCCCTCACCGCCTTGGTCAGCGCCTGCGCCCAAGCCCAGAACCTGGACGCGCAGCGCACCGCGATGCGTACCGCCATCGACAACGCCGAGCGCGGCCAGTTCGACGCCACTGCCGCTGCCCCGCTGCGCAATCACCCGCTATACGGCTGGTTGGAATTCAGCGCCCTGCGCCGCAACGTCGACACACTATCGACCGCGCAGGCACAGGACTTCCTGAAGCGCTACCAGGGCCAGGCCGTGGCCGAGAGCTTCCGTTCGGCATGGTTACCCGCCCTCGCCCGCCGCCAGGACTGGCCGACCCTGCTGGCCAACTGGAAAACCAGCAACGACCCGGGCCTGCGCTGTGCTGAACTCAATGCTCGGCAAGCCACCGGCAAGGCCGATGCGCAGTGGACCAGCGATGCGCAAAACTTGTGGCGCGGCGCCGCCAAGTCCCTGCCCGACGGCTGCGACCCGGTGTTCGCGGTACTCGCCAGCCGTGGCGGCCTGACCCCGGCGCTGCGCTGGGAACGCATCGACGCCGCTGCCGATGCCCAGCAACCGGCGGTGATGCGCGCTGCTGCACGCGGCCTGCCCGCCGCCGAACTGGCCCAGGCCAACGATTACGCCGCCTTCGTCGACAAGCCCGACGCACGCGCCCTGAACTGGCCGAAGAACGAACGCAGCCGCCGCATCGCCGTCGACGGCCTGCAAAAGCTGGCCAAGGCCGACCCCGGCGCCGCCGAACTGCAATTGCCGCAGTACGCCCAGGCACTTGGCTTGAGCGCCGAACAGCAAGGCAAGGTGCTGTACGAAATCGCACTGTGGACGGTAGCGTCCTACCTGCCGGATTCAGCCCGCCGCCTGGCTGCCGTGCCCGAATCGGCCTATGACGAACGCCTGCACGAATGGCGCACCCGCGAGGCGATGGCACGTGGCGATTGGCCGGCAGCACTGGTGGCCATTCGCAAGATGCCGGCCAGCCAGCGCAACGATTCACGCTGGCGCTGGTTTGAAGGCCGCCTGCTGGAAAAGACCGGCAAGCCTGCCGAGGCCACCGCGCTGTACCGCGCCGCCTCGACCGAGCCCACGTTCCACGGCTTCCTGGCCGCCGACAAACTCAAACAGCCCTACACCTTGTGCCCATGGAATCCCGGCGACAGCGCTGCGGCGAAAGCCAGCGTTGCACGTGATCCTGCATTGGTACGCGCAATTGAGTTGTTCAAGATCGAGCGCCCGAGCTGGGCGGCACGCGAATGGGCTGAAGCGCTGACCCGTTTCGACGACAGCCAGCGCCGCCTCGCCGTGGAAGTGGCCAGCAACAACGGTTGGTTCGACCGTGCCGTGTTCGCACTGAAAGGCCCGCAGGAGCTGCGCCTGTACAACCTGCGCTTCCCGCTGCACCACGACGACACGATCCGCCGCGAAGCCGCCCGCAATGCGCTGGATCCGGCCTGGATTGCCGCGGAGATCCGCGCCGAGAGCATCTTCAACCCGAATGCACGCTCGCCGGCCAACGCCATGGGCCTGATGCAGGTATTGCCTGCCACCGGCGCCAGCGTGGCCAAGAGTATTGGCTTGAGCGGATATGGCGGTGCGTCCAGCCTGTACGACTCGGACACCAACATCGCCATCGGCACCGCGTACCTGCGCCAGTTGATGGACAAGTACAGCGGCCTGCCCTACGTCACCATCGCCGCCTACAACGCTGGTCCGACGCCAACGGCACGCTGGCAGAGCCAGCGCCCGAACTACGACCCGGACTTCTGGATCGAGACCATCAGCTACAAGGAAACCCGCGAGTATGTTGCCCGCGTGCTGGCCTTCAGCGTGATCTACGACTGGCGCCTCAACAACAACGCCCTGACCTTGAGCGACCGCATGGTCGGCAAGACCCAGGGCGCGCGCAAAGCCTTCAGCTGCCAATCGGCCCCGTAA